In Nicotiana tabacum cultivar K326 chromosome 11, ASM71507v2, whole genome shotgun sequence, a single window of DNA contains:
- the LOC142166058 gene encoding uncharacterized protein LOC142166058, protein MAQKETTLRTHKRKWKKKKTHGQQMEEDEAERKTKGNDMNEDVYVTVIYAKCSAKERKDLWESLENISSDVSGPWCIGGYVGARYTWSNNRRPRKRIWKRLDRILVNDQWTQKFQHNYVRHLVRTGYLSKGSREKIGDIYEQFNNWEAKVQQLEELDLYQNTEDSREELNKAHVEYIKWLYVQENLLREKSQIKNRWVQGDEKIAKAAVKCFERLFDLEAPIMNISLMYCIPSCISTDDNDYLAYIPDIHEVKEVVFNLSAQSASSLDGFNGVFYQTCWEVIKEDIMAFVQAFFNGRNLTKFYSHSCLVLVPKVESPSNFSKLRPISLTNLPPRSFLKYWLVDSTPSYPT, encoded by the exons ATGGCTCAAAAAGAGACAACTCTGAGAACCCATAAGAggaaatggaaaaagaagaagacacaTGGTCAACAAATGGAAGAGGATGAAGCAGAGAGAAAAACAAAG GGGAATGATATGAATGAAGATGTTTATGTCACAGTTATTTATGCAAAGTGCTCTGCCAAAGAGAGGAAAGATCTATGGGAGAGTTTGGAAAACATTAGCAGTGATGTTAGTGGTCCATGGTGCATTGGAG GCTATGTGGGAGCTAGATACACTTGGAGTAATAATAGAAGGCCAAGAAAGAGAATATGGAAAAGGCTCGACAGGATCTTAGTCAACGATCAATGGACTCAGAAGTTTCAACATAATTATGTTAGACACTTAGTGAGAACCGG ATATCTGAGTAAAGGGTCGAGGGAAAAGattggggatatttatgaacaattcaacaattgggaagctaaaGTACAACAACTAGAAGAATTGGACCTCTATCAAAACACTGAAGATAGCAGAGAGGAACTTAACAAAGCTCATGTAGAGTATATAAAGTGGCTATATGTACAAGAGAACCTCCTAAGAGAAAAGTCTCAGATCAA GAACCGATGGGTTCAAGGTGATGAAAAGATAGCCAAGGCGGCTGTGAAATGCTTTGAAAGATTGTTCGACTTAGAGGCACCTATCATGAATATCTCCTTGATGTATTGCATTCCTAGTTGTATCTCAACTGATGATAATGattatttggcatatattccagacATCCATGAGGTTAAAGAAGTGGTTTTCAACCTCAGTGCACAAAGTGCATCTAGTCTAGACGGTTTCAATGGGGTATTCTATCAGACTTGTTGGGAGGTTATCAAAGAGGATATTATGGCTTTTGTGCAGGCATTCTTTAATGGAAGAAATTTGACCAAGTTCTACTCCCACTCTTGCTTAGTCCTTGTTCCTAAGGTTGAGTCTCCATCCAACTTCTCTAAACTGAGACCAATAAGTTTGACTAATTTACCACCAAGATCATTTCTAAAATACTGGCTAGTAGACTCAACACCTTCTTACCCAACTTAA